A section of the Oreochromis niloticus isolate F11D_XX linkage group LG9, O_niloticus_UMD_NMBU, whole genome shotgun sequence genome encodes:
- the LOC106098852 gene encoding LOW QUALITY PROTEIN: ADP-ribosyl cyclase/cyclic ADP-ribose hydrolase 1-like (The sequence of the model RefSeq protein was modified relative to this genomic sequence to represent the inferred CDS: substituted 1 base at 1 genomic stop codon), which translates to MTPGYITDDVSRGTRGQDCQNLWDLFEKAXVNKDPCNVPMEAYDPLIAAAPFKPDCNKVMFWSDMKDLVHDLTEKRKDCFFTLEDTLLGSVLDGLMWCGKEGKNGTFSSGCPEWSECENNPVRSFWRSASAAYADAACGDVTAMLSGSTTTPFDPTSIFASIEVMRLKAPGVSSLNVVMALKKNTKSDCTNASLKNLQNQLDPNITYTCKDVAEHRVEQCGSQPEITCGACW; encoded by the exons ATGACCCCAGGTTACATCACTGATGATGTGTCCAGGGGCACCAGAGG acagGACTGTCAAAATTTATGGGATCTCTTTGAGAAGGCTTAGGTGAACAAGGATCCATGTAACGTTCCAATGGAAGCTTATGATCCCCTGATTGCTGCAGCCCCCTTCAAACCAGACTGTAACAAA GTGATGTTCTGGAGCGACATGAAGGATTTGGTCCATGATTTAACTGAGAAGAGAAAGgactgttttttcactttgGAGGACACTCTGTTGGGATCTGTCCTGGATGGTCTGATGTGGTGTGGAAAAGAAGGCAAAAACG GTACTTTCTCTAGTGGGTGCCCCGAATGGTCAGAGTGTGAAAACAACCCTGTTCGTTCATTTTGGAGAAGTGCCTCTGCTGCT TATGCAGATGCTGCCTGTGGTGATGTCACGGCAATGCTAAGCGGGTCCACCACCACACCATTTGATCCTACAAG tatttttgcaaGCATTGAGGTGATGAGGCTTAAAGCCCCTGGGGTCAGTAGCCTGAATGTTGTTATGGCCTTGAAGAAGAACACCAA ATCAGACTGTACAAATGCATCCTTGAAGAATTTACAGAATCAGTTAGATCCAAACATAACATACACCTGCAAAGACGTGGCTGA ACATCGGGTTGAGCAATGCGGGTCCCAACCAGAGATAACGTGTGGAGCCTGCTGGTGA